Proteins from a single region of Pyrus communis chromosome 6, drPyrComm1.1, whole genome shotgun sequence:
- the LOC137738216 gene encoding proline-rich receptor-like protein kinase PERK12, with product MEYWEGGNFDRKGKQEWLPVKGRRIMSESNEHDSHPPGPDSPPHDSNTPSPPHESTEDKSTPSNSPPHDSNIPSPPPPSQAPPPKSDPPPPKSDSPAPKSSPSPNPSPPPASPPPSSPPPSSPSPSSPPPSSPPPSSSPPKSPSPPRRSPPPSSSKDKPTSGSSPPSPPASPPPPSSTDGNTPKPSSGDSSSSTSPTTDSSQDDKGSPSSPSVSQSPPSSPPPATTTTNPTAPSPPTVPSAPAVPGSGATTTQPVPRPANSTPTLSPPSTRSQVTGDSGGSSRHTGTVVGLTVAGVFIIALVALIVVFVRKRKKQAQPYPPNYMPPTPGPHGGNLSTPGGYYHAQQQSSATSGPTESFYSSGPPGPSSYENSYQGNPPSSGDSGLIAATKVHFTYEELMEITNRFSRQNVIGEGGFGCVYKGWMPDGRIVAVKQLKAGSGQGEKEFRAEVEIISRVHHRYLVSLVGYCISEQQRLLIYEFVPNKTLEHHLHGAGMPVLEWTKRLKIALGSAKGLAYLHEDCHPKIIHRDIKSANILLDDAFEAQVADFGLAKLTDGTNTHVSTRVMGTFGYMAPEYANSGKLTDRSDVFSFGVVLLELVTGRKPVDSSRPLGDESLVEWARPLLIQALETGDLSKLVDPRLEKHYVEGEMFRMIEAAAACVRHSAPKRPRMAQVVRALDCEGELSDLTNGVKVGQSTVYDSGQYNKDIMRFRRMALGSGGSSEMSSADFTSREVSGPQSLWTRPDASSDESETRAFTTRGGEQIISGNQGRRF from the exons AT GGAATATTGGGAAGGAGGAAACTTTGATAGAAAGGGAAAGCAAGAGTGGTTACCGGTTAAAGGAAGGAGAATTATGTCGGAATCAAATGAGCATGACTCTCATCCTCCTGGCCCAGATTCACCACCCCATGACTCAAACACACCATCGCCACCCCACGAGAGTACCGAGGACAAATCAACACCGTCAAACTCACCACCCCATGACTCAAACATACCATCGCCACCTCCGCCATCACAAGCGCCCCCTCCGAAATCAGACCCTCCGCCTCCAAAATCAGACTCACCTGCCCCAAAATCTTCACCATCCCCCAATCCTTCGCCGCCACCAGCATCTCCGCCGCCATCATCACCtccaccatcatcaccatctCCGTCTTCTCCACCCCCATCTTCACCACCGCCTTCATCATCACCACCAAAATCACCTTCTCCTCCTCGTCgttcaccaccaccatcatcatcaaaaGACAAACCAACATCCGGATCATCACCACCTTCTCCTCCAGCTTCACCACCTCCTCCTAGTAGTACTGATGGCAATACTCCCAAACCATCCTCCGGCGACAGTTCATCATCTACATCACCAACAACTGATTCATCACAAGATGATAAAGGCTCCCCATCCTCACCCAGTGTCTCTCAGTCCCCTCCATCCTCTCCACCTCCAGCTACAACTACAACCAACCCCACCGCCCCATCTCCTCCTACAGTGCCTAGCGCTCCAGCGGTTCCGGGTTCAGGAGCTACTACAACTCAGCCTGTCCCTCGCCCTGCTAATTCCACCCCCACCCTCTCCCCTCCCTCAACGAGAAGTCAGGTTACAGGCGACTCAGGGGGTAGTAGTAGACATACAGGCACTGTTGTGGGCTTGACGGTAGCTGGAGTTTTCATCATTGCCTTGGTAGCCCTCATTGTTGTGTTTGTaaggaagagaaagaagcaGGCCCAACCATACCCTCCAAATTACATGCCTCCCACTCCCGGTCCCCATGGCGGTAACTTATCAACTCCAG GTGGATATTATCATGCGCAGCAACAGAGTTCCGCAACTTCTGGTCCAACAGAAAGCTTCTATTCGAGTGGACCGCCCGGACCTTCCTCCTATGAAAACAGCTACCAAGGTAATCCGCCCAGTTCTGGAGATTCCGGTCTTATTGCTGCTACCAAGGTTCATTTCACCTACGAAGAGTTGATGGAGATAACGAATAGATTTTCACGTCAAAACGTTATCGGTGAGGGTGGTTTCGGATGTGTGTACAAGGGTTGGATGCCGGACGGAAGAATTGTGGCAGTCAAGCAGCTCAAGGCTGGTAGCGGGCAGGGAGAGAAGGAATTCAGGGCTGAAGTTGAGATTATTAGTCGCGTGCACCATCGTTACTTGGTCTCTTTGGTGGGATACTGCATCTCTGAACAGCAAAGATTGCTTATCTATGAATTTGTTCCCAATAAAACTCTTGAGCACCATTTGCATG GTGCCGGAATGCCGGTGTTGGAATGGACCAAGAGACTCAAGATTGCTTTGGGGTCTGCAAAAGGCTTGGCGTATTTACACGAAGACT gCCATCCAAAGATTATTCACAGAGACATTAAATCGGCAAACATTCTGCTGGATGATGCCTTTGAAGCACAG GTTGCAGACTTTGGGCTTGCCAAACTTACAGACGGCACCAATACTCACGTATCCACTCGAGTCATGGGAACATTTGG GTACATGGCACCTGAGTATGCTAACAGTGGCAAATTGACAGACAGATCAGATGTGTTTTCGTTTGGAGTTGTGCTTCTAGAGCTTGTAACCGGGCGGAAACCCGTTGATTCTTCTCGACCTTTAGGGGATGAGAGTTTGGTTGAATGG GCTCGTCCCCTTCTAATTCAAGCCCTTGAAACTGGCGACTTGAGCAAATTAGTAGATCCTCGGCTTGAGAAGCATTATGTGGAGGGTGAAATGTTCAGAATGATCGAGGCAGCTGCTGCTTGCGTGCGTCACTCTGCTCCAAAACGACCACGAATGGCGCAG GTGGTGAGAGCATTGGACTGTGAAGGTGAATTAAGTGATCTAACGAACGGAGTGAAAGTTGGGCAGAGTACTGTATATGACTCTGGTCAGTACAATAAGGACATTATGAGATTCAGAAGGATGGCATTAGGCAGCGGAGGCAGCTCAGAGATGTCCAGTGCAGATTTCACTTCCAGAGAGGTATCAGGACCCCAAAGTTTATGGACTCGCCCGGATGCTTCAAGCGATGAATCAGAAACTCGAGCTTTTACCACGCGTGGTGGTGAGCAGATAATCAGTGGGAATCAAGGCAGACGGTTCTAA
- the LOC137736290 gene encoding uncharacterized protein codes for MKDYFIERPRYSSHDFQRRFQIRRELFESILNAVVRHHHYFARKIDVVGRQSLSPHKKLTSVFQMLANGCSADSTDEYCRLTENTAIENLKRFCKAIEAIYGATYLRKPNHKDLKQLLRKAEKRGFPGMIGSLACMHWEWKNYPTAWAGQFKGRHNKPTIVLEAVAFYDT; via the coding sequence atgaaagattatttcatcGAACGTCCGAGATATTCTTCTCATGATTTTCAGAGGCGGTTTCAGATAAGGAGAGAGCTTTTTGAAAGCATCTTGAACGCAGTTGTCCGTCATCACCACTACTTTGCAAGAAAGATAGATGTCGTAGGCCGACAAAGCCTATCACCTCATAAGAAGCTTACATCTGTATTTCAGATGCTAGCTAATGGGTGCTCTGCAGACTCAACTGATGAGTATTGCCGACTTACGGAGAATACTGCTATTGAGAACTTGAAGCGCTTCTGTAAGGCAATTGAAGCCATCTATGGAGCCACGTACCTCCGCAAGCCAAATCATAAAGACTTAAAGCAGCTTCTACGTAAGGCAGAAAAGagaggcttccctggcatgatagGAAGTCTCGCTTGTATGCATTGGGAGTGGAAGAATTATCCTACTGCTTGGGCTGGCCAATTCAAGGGCCGTCACAACAAGCCAACCATCGTGCTCGAAGCTGTGGCGTTTTACGACACATAG